In the Sphingobium sp. Z007 genome, GTCAACGCGCATCACAACCGCCAGTTTGCACGAACTAATCATGCGGCAACGCGGGCGGGAATAGTCTCGCCTGCCACCTGATCTGCTGCCGGGGCGCGATTGCCCAGATAGTCCGCCCATTGCGACATCAGGGTCCGGCGCTTCTCGAAGAAATCGGTTCGGCGGTAGGCGGCTTCGACCTTGTTAGCCCGCCTTATTCACCAAAAGTGTCCTGAAGGGTTGGCGGGAGTGGCGTAAGCCTCTGATCTGAATTAGGAACTGGGTGTCTAAGCCGAACCTGCCGCAGGGCAGAAAATGCCACGGGCCACACCCGCCATGAACGATGATATCGCAAGCTCATTTGGATTCCCAGCAGTCGGCCGCAAGAAAATCACAGCTGCGTTCGACGGTGGCCGGCTTACCTCGGATGGCGGTGTTCTACTGCTTGCACAGGCCGAGCGCGCGATGGGGATTTGCCAGCGCCTGGCGGCTTGTATTGCCGATCCGCGCGATCCAGCGCGGGTGATCCATCGCCTGGATGACATTCTGCGTGCCCGTGTGTTCGCGATTGCGTGCGGCTATGAGGATGCCGATGATCTCGATGCTCTGCGCGACGATCCAGGCTTCCGCCTGGCGCTCGGCAAGCTGCCGGAATCGGGCGCGGGGCTGGCCAGCCAACCGACGATGAGCCGGTGGGAAAATGCACCGACTACGCGCGAACTGGCCAGCATGATGGCCGCGATGATCGACATCTACTGCGCCAGCTATCCCGCCCCTCCGACAGCGGTCACGCTGGATATCGACGACACGTGCGACGTCGTGCATGGCTATCAACAGCTCTCGTTCTGGAACGGGCATCATGGGGAGCGCTGCTTCCTACCGATCCATATCTACGACACCGCGACCGGCAGGCCGGTGGCCATGCTGCTGCGCACAGGCAAGACGCCTTCTGGAAAGGAGGCGGCGGGGCACATCCGACGCCTGGTGCGTCACCTGCGCCGTAATTGGCCCGATACCCACATCACTATCCGCGGCGACGGGCACTATGGTCGACCCGAGGTCATGGCCTACTGCGATGCGGCCCGCGTCGATTACGTGTTCGGCCTGCCCACCAATTCAGCGCTGCGCGCCGATCCCGCCATTGTTGCGGTCGCCGATGCCTGCGCGGTCAAGCGCGCCCAGCGTCAGTGTCCCGTCCTGCGCAACTATGCCGAGACCCGCTATGGGGCAAAGACCTGGAAGTGCCAGCGTCGCGTCGTTGCACGGATCGAGGCCAGCACGCTGGGCATGGACATCCGCTATGTCGTCACCTCGTTGGCAACAGGATCGGCCGAGCACATCTACGACACGCTCTACTGCGCGCGTGGTCAGGCCGAGAACCTGATCAAGCGCCACAAGTCCCAGCTCGCCAGCGACCGAACCTCGTGCCGCTCGGCCAATGCCAATCAGATGCGCCTGATACTGCACACTGCCGCATACTGGCTGCTATGGCGCATCCAGCAGGCGATGCCCAGGACCGCTGCTCTGGCAAGCGCGGAGTTTACCACCTTGCGCCTGCGGCTGCTCAAGGTCGCTGCGCGCGTCGTAGAAAGTGCTAGCCGCATCCGCATTGCCTTCGCTTCCGCCTGTCCGGATGCCGACCTGTTCCGCGCCCTCGTTCTCCGGCTGAAGCCTGCGCCGACGTAGCCCATGCGGCAGCGCCGCAGAACTCCGAGCCCAGCCCTTCAACCCGAAAAGCCCATCAATCCGAATGCGGTGAAACAAACGCCAGCGATGCCGGTCGTCCGCGCAATACAGCCAGCCGCAGCAAATGCCCAGAGCGGGCCCGAAACCGAGCGTCGTGAATAAGAGAGGTTAGGCAGCTTGTGGGCGAGAGCCTTATCGGCGACTTCCTTGGGAAAGTCGGTGCATTCGGCGGCCCAGTCCGTGAAGGTAGATCGGAAGCCGTGCACTGTGATGCTGGCGAAACCATCGTCGCGCAGAAGCTTGGTCATGGTCATGTCGCTGATCGGCTTCTTGCCATCGTTGGAAAAGACCAAGCCTGTATCGCTGGTCCGCTCGTTCCAGCGTTTGCGCAGCAGTGCCACAACCGGTGCCGAAAGCGGAACGATGTGGGTTTCGCCCGCCTTCATCCGTTTAGCGGGAATGGTCCATACCGCCTTTTCGAGGTCGAACTCGGTCCATACCGCAAGGCGCGTCTCGTTGGACCGGACGGCGTTGTAGATCGTGAAGCGCAAGGCGTCGCGTCCCGTCGTTGGGGAGGCAGCGGCAAGCTTCTGCATCAGCGCCGGGACATCGGAATAGGGCATGGCCTCCATATGCCCCCGCTTGTCGTTCTGACGCGGCAGCCCCTTGCGCACCGAACGCAACGAAACCTCTTCCGGCACCCAGCCTTTCACATGCGCGAAATCGAGCACTACGCCGATGCGCTGGAGCAAGCGTCGCGCTGTTTCCGGTATCTCCAGCCATATCGGGGACAGCGCCTCAACCACGCAGGCGCTGTCAACCTTGTCGACCGGCTTCTTGCCGATGCGCGGAAAAAGGTGGCGCTCGAACCCGGATAGCCAGCGGGCATGATGCCCGTCCTTCCATCCGTCCCCCAAGGTTTCATGGCACGAGCGGGTTGCGGCTTCGAAGGTCGGTATGATCTTCCGCGCCTTGCGTCGCTCGGCGACAGGATCGAAACCGTCACGAACCCGGCGGCGCAATTCCGCTGCCGCTGTTCTGGCATCGGTCAGCGAGACATCATGCGCCGATCCCAGCCCATAGTCGCGGCGATGGCCTTTCAACTGCATGCGAAGCACCCAGGTGCGCGCGCCGCTGGGCTTTACGACAAGGCACAAGCCCCTGCCATCGACATGGCGACCGGGCTTCGCATTCTTCACTTTCAATACTGTCAGCGCCATCAGGTTCGAGTCCCTGTCAGGGATTCATACCGCCAAAAACTGGGGTATTTGGTCCCACAATCGTTCCCACATATCAGCGGGAATTCAGGCGATTCAGGGCGACCGACCGCGAACACGTTACAAGATAAATCGCTGATTTTACAGAGTAGTTGGAGACGCTCTGAAATTGCCTGAGACGAAAGTTATAGCGCCTCCTCCGCTACCAAATATCACCCCATCGACAGACATCGCCCTTGCCTCCCGCCCAAAATCGCGCCAATCACCGGCGCAAACGGGGCAAAGAGGATAGTGGGCGGATGAGCTATTATGACGTTCTGATCGTGGGCGCGGGCCATGCCGGTGCGCAGGCGGGGATCGCGCTGCGACAGGCGGGCTTCGAAGGATCGATCGCGATGATCGGTGACGAGAAATATCCGCCCTATGAACGTCCGCCGCTGTCCAAGGAATATTTTGCGGGCGATAAGAGCTTCGACCGCATCCTGATCCGCCCTGCGACCTTCTGGGGCGAACGTCATATCGACATGCTGCTGGGTCGGCGGGTCAGGAGTGTGGATCCGCAAGGCAAGTTCGTGACAGCGGGCGACGCGGAGATCGGCTATGGCAAGCTGATCTGGTGCACCGGCGGCAGCCCGCGAATGCTGACCTGCAACGGCGCGGACGCGCATAATGTCCATGCCGTGCGCCGCCGCGACGATGTGGACGCGATGATGGCGAAGATCGACAGCATCAACCATGTCACCATCATCGGCGGCGGCTATATCGGGCTGGAGGCGGCGGCCGTCCTGTCGAAATTCGGCAAGACCGTCGTGCTGCTCGAAGCGCTGGACCGGGTGCTGGCGCGCGTCGCGGGTGAAGAGCTGTCGCGCTTCTATGAAGCGGAGCATCGCGCCCATGGCGTGGACCTGCGCACCGGCGCGCGGATGGACTGTATCGAGGTGACGGACGGCCAGGCGACCGCCGTGCTGATGCAGGATGGCGAGCGGATCGAAACCGACATGGTTATCGTCGGTATCGGCATCATCCCCGAAACCGGGCCGTTGATCGCTGCGGGCGCGGCGGGCGGCAATGGCGTGGACGTCGACGAATTTTGCCGCACATCGCTGGACGACATCTATGCTGTTGGCGATTGCGCGGCCCATGCCAACCGCTTCGCGGGCGGCGCGCAGATGCGGCTGGAATCGGTGCAGAACGCCAACGACCAGGCGAAGGTCGCCGTCGCGCATATCATGGGCAAGGAAGACGCCTATGACGCCGTGCCCTGGTTCTGGTCGAACCAATATGATCTGAAGTTGCAGACGGTGGGGCTGTCCACCGGATTCGATCAGGCGATCCTGCGCGGCGATCCGGCCACGCGCAGCTTTTCCGTGGTTTATCTGAAGGGCGGCAAGGTGATTGCGCTCGATTGCGTCAACATGATCAAGGATTATGTGCAGGGCCGCGCGCATGTGATCGGTGGTGCGGCGCTGGACGTGGCGCAGCTGGCCGATGCGAGCGTGCCGTTGAAGGAAGTGGGGTTGGCCTGAGGGGTGGGTAGCCGTTCGCTTGCCGGATGGCAGCGGACGGTGTGCGGCTATTGCCCGAAATGGCGGATACGGATGGGGAGCGGACTGTCGGGTTTAAAGGAGCAATTGCTGTAGAGCGGATTGAAAATCCACCGTCACCCCAGCGAAGGCTGGGGTCTCAGGCGGCCGCGCGCTACGGTAGGGCATGGCGCGAGGCGGCTACACCTATATCTTGACCAACAAGCCGAGGGGCGTTCTTTATGTCGGTGTCACAGCCGACATTGCAGCACGGGCCGAACAAGATCGAAACGGCACTGGTTCGGCTTTTTGCAAGAAGTACGGGTTGACCCGCCTTGTTCTGGTCGAACCACATGATGACATCATGCTCGCCATTGCCCGCAAGAAGGCGCTCAAAGTCTGGATGGGGGAATGGAAAATCCGGCTTGTCGAAGAGAGGAATCCAGGTTGGCGCGATATTTCAGACGTTATCTCGTGACCGCCTGAGACCCCAGCCTTCGCTGGGGTGACGATGAGGGAAACGGCCGCTTCTGGACAAAGGCACACCATGTTTTGAAGGCAAAAACTGGTCGTTTCCCGACCGTCCGCATTTCCTCCCTCCGCCACTACCCCCTGAACATCGCCTTCATCGCCAAGTCCCAAGGCCCGCCGCGATAGTGCCAAGCGGCGAGGCCCGCGATCGCGAAGGAGCGGGGGCGGAAATCCGCCGCCAGTTGCGCGGTCAGCACCTTTGCGACGTCCGGCTTGACCTTGTTCTGGACCGTGACGTGGAGGCGCGGGCGGGCCTGGTCCTGCGGCGTCAGCAGGCCGGTAAAGGCGTCGGCCAGTGCATCGCGCATCGCCATCAGGCCGGGACTATCGATGCGATAGGCGACCCCCTGCCCCAGCGACATGACCGCAGCAAGCGTCGCCGCGGGCGCGGGACCGCGGCACAGCCCTTTCAACCGGTCCGACAGTTCCGGCAGCAACGAGGGCGGCAGATGGTGGAACAATGTGATATGCGCCGACAGCATGTTGCGCTCCGGCGGAAAATGCGCGCGGCGCAGGCCGTCCGCCCAGGCGAAATCGGCCGCGCCCATCAGCGCCGTGACGATGATCGGGGCGCTCTGTTCCGCTGTCGTCATCTATCTTCCTGTCCAACGCCATGGGGTGTATGATCTGCGCCTAGCGTCCTGCACGGCGCAGCGGCGCGAGGCAAGGAGTGGGGCATCATGGCCACGTTGCGCAGCGTCACGATCATCGGCGTCATCCTGCTGCTTTGGGGGCTGATCGGCATCGCCGCCTTCACTTTCCAATATAGCATGGACCTCGACGCACTGGCGCGGACCGATCCGGCCGGCGCGCGCGCCTTTGCGCTGATGCCCGCCTGGGTCTGGACCGTCTATGCCATCGCCGTGGCGACCGGCATGCTGGGCGCGATCGCGCTGCTGCGGCGCAAGGCGACCGCGGCCTTCCTGTTCCTGATCTCGCTGGTCTGCGTAATCGTGCAGTTCGGTTTCACCTTCCTGGGCACCGAGCTGATGGCGGACAAGGGCTGGGCGGTCGCCATCCCCTTCCCCGCGTTCGTCATCGCGGTCGCGCTGTTCGAATGGCTCTATGCCCGGTCGCTGGTGGGCAAGGGGGCGCTGCGCTGACTGGCGCGCGGCGGGATCAACGCGCGTTGCGGCTCATCGCCTTGAGCGCTTCCCCGGCTGCGCTGATCTCACCACCGCGCTGCTGTAGTTCACCGCCACATTGGACGAGCAGTTCCTTGGTTCGGCGCTCGTCTATATCGACCGCCTCGCGCTTCATCAGGCTCGTAAGGTCGATATTCGGTTCCGCGCCGAAAATCTGACCCGCGAAGAAAAGCGACCCCATCAAACCCGACATTTTAAGCGTCGCATCCTCGCTGGACGCCAGCGACGCCACCACGATCAGGCAGCGGGCGGAATGACGGATCGCCGGGTCATATGTTTGCGCGGCGGCGTGGACAGGCACAAGCGCCGCAGCGAACAGACCGAGCGACCAAAATCGCACCGTCACAATTCTCCACGCGCCCTGCGGATTTCGAACCATTTGCGCACATTTTCATTATGCTGCTGGTAGGTGTCGGCGAAGATATGGCCGCCCTTGCCGTCGGCGACGAAATAGAGCGCCCTGGTCTGCGCCGGATGCAGCACCGCCAGGATCGACAGCCGCCCCGGATTGGCGATCGGCCCCTTGGGCAGGCCGACCATGGCATAAGTGTTGTAATCGTTGACCGCCGCGATTTCCGACTTGCGGATGCGACGGCCGAGCGGCTTGCCGCGCGTGATGGGGTAGATGATCGTCGGGTCCGCCTGGAGCATCATATTGGTGCGCAGCCTGTTGCTGTAAACGCCTGCGACCATCGGTCGTTCGGACGGGACGCCGGTTTCCTTTTCGACGATGCTGGCCAGGATGATCGCTTCCCTGGGCGATTTCGCGACGGTTTCGGGCGCGCGTTCGGCCCAGAGCTTCGCCAGCGCCTTGTCCATTGCCGCCTGCATCCGCTTGAGCACGGCGGCGCGCGGCTCGCCCTTGTCGAAGGCGTAGCTGTCGGGCAGCACGCTGCCCTCTTCCGGTACCGGGATGCCGCCGGTCAACTGGTCGTTCGCCATCAGCCGTTCGTGCACCAATATGGACGGCATGCCTTCGGGAATGGTGATGAGCCGGGTCAGCGTCTTGCCGCCCTGCAGGATCGAGAGGATGTCGCTGTTGCTCGCCCCGGCGGGGATGATAAATTCGCCCGCCTTGATCGACTTGCCCGCGCCGAACACCTTCGCCCGAGTCAGAAAGGCGTCGGCGGAGCGCACCGCGCCCGCCCGCTTGAGCAGCACCGCCGCATCGGACAGAGTTGCCCCGTCTGGCACGGTAATGCTGACATCCTGCTTGGCCGGCCCCTGCTCGCTCCAGCCATAGACGAAGCGAAAGCCGATGAAGGCCGCGACGGCCAGGCCGATCAGCAGGACGATGCCAGCGAGGCGGCGCGTTGGATTGCCCGATCGTTTCGCCATAGCCGTCAGCCCAAGATCAACGTCAGATCGCCTTCATGATGAGCGAAGCATTGGTGCCGCCAAACCCGAAGCTATTGTTCAGCACCGCGCGCACCTTGCGCTCCTTCGCGACGTGCGGGACCAGGTCCACGCCCCTGCAGCTTTCGCTCGGTTCATCGAGGTTGAGCGTCGGCGGCACGATGCCGTCACGCATGGCGAGGATGCAGAAGATGCTTTCCACCGCGCCTGCGCCGCCCAGCAAATGGCCGATCGCCGACTTGGTGGACGACATCGACATTGCGCCGATCTGGTCGCCGAACAGGCGGCGCACCGCCCCCAGTTCCAGTTCGTCGCCCAGCGGAGTTGACGTGCCATGCGCGTTGACATAATCGATGTCTTCGAGCGCGAGGCCGGACTTTTTCAGCGCCATCTGCATCGAACGGAACGCGCCAGAACCTTCTGGGTGCGGGGCCGTCACATGATAGGCGTCACCCGACAGGCCATAGCCCAGCACTTCGGCATAGATTTTCGCACCGCGCCGTTTGGCGTGCTCATATTCTTCGAGCACGACCACGCCTGCGCCTTCGCCCATGACGAAGCCGTCGCGGTTGACGTCATAGGGGCGGCTCGCCTTTTCGGGCGTGTCGTTGAAATTGGTGCTGAGCGCGCGCGCCTGCGCGAAGCCGGCGATGCCGATCGGGCAGATGGCGCTTTCCGCGCCGCCCGCCAACATGACGTCGGCATCGTCCATCGCGATCATGCGCGCAGCGTCGCCGATCGAATGAGCGCCGGTCGAACAGGCGGTGACGACCGCATGGTTCGGCCCCATCAGGCCATATTTGATCGATACCTGGCCGGAGATGAGGTTGATCAGGCGGCCATGGACGAAGTGCGGGGACACCCGGCTCGGTCCCTTGTTCGCCAATACCAGTGATTCGCTTTCGATGCCCGGCAGGCCGCCGATGCCCGACCCGATCGAGCAGCCGGCGCGCAGCCGTTCTTCCTCCGACATATTGTCGAGGCCCGCGTCGCGCAGCGCCTGGCTGGCGGCGGAAATGCCGAACACGATGAACAGGTCGACCTGGCGCTGGATCTTGTGATCGACGTCCAACCCCGGATCATAGCCATATTCGTGGGTCGCTGGCTTCACTTCGCATGCAATGCGGCACTTATAGTCGGTCGGATCGAAGCGCGTGATCGTCGCCGCGCCGGATTTGGACGCGATGATGTTCTTCCAACTGGTTTCCACATCCCCGCCCAGTGGGCTGACCATGCCAAGGCCGGTTACGACGACACGACGCATATGCTTGCTCCGAAATATTCCATGTGGCTTCGCGCCGTCCCGTCTAGCCGCTTGCGGCGGACTTGTGAACGGCGCGCCAGATACGAAAAGGCTCCCCGCATTCCGGGTTCACCGGACAGGAGGAGCCAATTCCTAACGCGCAGGGCGGCCCGGCGCGCAAAGGCGCGGGCCGCGAAACGCCTTACTGCTTGCTGTCGATATAATCGATCGCATCCTTGACGGTCGCGATCTTTTCGGCAGCGTCGTCGGGGATTTCAACGCCGAATTCTTCTTCGAACGCCATCACCAGTTCGACGATGTCCAGGCTGTCCGCGCCCAGATCGTCGATGAAGCTGGCGTCCTCGGTCACCTTTTCGGCTTCAACGCCCAGATGCTCGACGACGATTTTCTTTACGCGATCCGCGGTCTCACTCATGAGTGGTCCTTCTTGACTGGTATCGTTGGTGGTCTGAACAACCGTTAAGGCAGCCCTAGTGCCAAGCTCCGATAGAGGCAAGAGGCTAGGTCGCCAAGCCCCCACATTGGCTGACGCGACGATCCGGCAGCAAAAAGTGGCGTATGGCGCGCCGATAACCGTCTGTTTACCAAAATTTCAGCCGCTTATGCGAGGGATGACATATGGCCAGCGTCCCTTCACTCGACCCCTTCGTCACCCGCGCGCGCGTCCGGCTGACGGCGATATTGGTGCTGGCGGCGACTGTGATCGGCCTATCATACCTCTTTGAGACCGCGCATGGGACGGTGGATTCGCTCGGCCGACCGCTCGGCACCGATTTCTCCAATGTCTGGACCGCCGGACAGATGGCCGATCATGGCCGCGCGGCGGCGGCGTGGGACTGGCCCACCCATTATGAAGTCCAGAAACAGGTCCATCACGATCGCGCCATTCCCTTTTACGGCTGGCATTATCCCCCGCCCTTCCTGATCATCGCCACCCTGCTGGCGCAATTTCCCTATGTCGCGGCGCTGCTGATCTGGCAGGGGCTGACGCTGATGCTGGCCCTGGCGCTGGTGCGGCGCATCCTGCCGAACGATCGCGACGCGATGCTGGCGGCGCTGGGCGCGCCGGTGGTGCTGGTGTGCCTGGGGCATGGTCAGAACGCCTTCCTGACCGCCAGCCTGCTGGGCGCGGGGATGTTGCTGCTCGACCGGCGGCCGTGGATCGCCGGGATGCTGCTGGGCGCACTGGTCTATAAACCGCAATTCGCCGTGCTGATCCCGGTGCTGATCCTGGCGCGGGGCAATATCCGCGCCTTCGCGTCGGCGGGCCTGACCGTCGTAGCGCTCTGCCTGCTGACGCTGGCCATCTGGGGCTGGCCGGTGTGGCAGGCCTTCATCGATTCCCTGCCGTTGACGCAGCATGTCATCATAGAAGACGGCGCGACCGGCTGGGAAAAAATCCAGAGCCCTTTCGCCGCCGTCCGCCAATGGGGCGGATCGATTCCGCTGGCCTATGGCGTGCAGGGCGTCGTCATCGCGATCGCGATCGCCGCGGCGGGGCTTGCCGCCCGATGCGGGTCGATGGAGGTGCGCGGCGCGGCGGCGCTGAGCGCGGCTTTGCTCTGCACCCCTTATGTGCTGGACTATGATTTCGTGTTGCTGGGCGTCGCCATCGCCTTCATGGCGGCGGACATGCGCAAGCGCGGCGCGCTGGCGTGGGAGCCGACATGGCTCGCCTACGCCTGGATCGCGCCGCTGTTCGGCCGATCGCTGTCGGAACTGGCGCATGTGCCGGTGAACCTGATCGCCGCCATCGCCGTGCTGGCGCTTGCGCTGCGGCGCACCATCCTGCTGGACGGCGCGCCTCGCCAGATCAGATCATGGCCATCCCGCCATTCACATGCAGCGTCTGGCCGTTGACGTAGCCGGCCTCCTTGCTCGCCAGATAGACGACCGCCGCGCCGATATCATCGCCGCTGCCCAGGTCGCCGACCGGGATTTTGGTCAGGATCGCACTCTTCTGCGCATCGTTCAGCGCATCGGTCATGGCCGAACGGATGAAGCCGGGGGCGACGCAGTTTACGGTGATGCCCCGGCTCGCCAATTCCTGGCCCAGCGATTTGGACATGCCGATGATGCCCGCCTTCGACGCGCAATAGTTGGATTGGCCGGGGTTGCCGGTGACGCCAACGACCGACGTGATGGAGATGATGCGGCCGAAGCGCGCCTTCATCATCGGCTTGGCGGCGGCGCGGACCAGGCGGAAGGCGGCCTCCAGATTGACCTGGATCACCTGGCTCCATTCCTCATCCTTCATGCGCAGGATCAGGTTGTCGCGCGTGATGCCGGCATTGTTGACCAGGATGTCCAGCCGGCCGCCAAGCGCTTCGACCGCCTGCGGCACCAGCGCATCGACCGAGGCCGGGTCGCTGAGGTTGCAGACGATCGTTTTATGGTCACCCCCCAGTTCGGCGGCGAAGGCCTTCAGCTTCTCCTCATTGCTGCCCGAAAGCGCAAGCGTCGCGCCCTGCGCGGCCAGCGCCCTGGCGATCGACGAACCGATGCCACCGGAAGCGCCGGTCACCAGCGCGGTCATGCCTGTTAGGTCGAACATGTCTTTATTTCCTGTCCTGTCAAAAAGCCGCCAGCGCGGCCTCGATATCGTCCATCGTCACGATGCTGCGCACGGTTGCGTCGGGGGCGATGCGCTTGACCATGGGGCCAAGCACCTTGCCGCCGACTTCCACGAAATCGGTGACGCCCGCGTCCCACATCGCGGCGACGGATTCGCGCCAGCGGACACGGCCGGTGACCTGTTCGACCAGGCGGGCCTTGATCTCTTCGCCGTCGGCGATCGGGGCGGCCAGCACATTGGCATAGACCGGCAGCAGCGGCGCGTTGATCGTCGCCTTAGCGAGCGCCTGCGCCATCGCGTCGGCGGCGGGCTGCATCAGCGGGCAGTGGAAGGGGGCCGACACGGGCAGCAGCACGCCGCGCTTGATGCCGTAATCCTTCACCATGGCGACCGCGCGCTCGATCGCGCCGCGATGGCCGGAAATCACGACCTGGCTGGGGTCGTTGTCGTTGGCAACGGTGCAAACCTCGCCCTGCGCCGCGGCATCGGCGAGCGCCTGCGCCTTTTCAATGTCCGCGCCCAGCAAGGCCGCCATCGCGCCTTCGCCCACCGGCACGGCCGCCTGCATCGCCCGGCCGCGCAGCTTGAGCAGGCGCGCGGTGGTGGTGATGTCGAACGCTTCGACCGCACAGAGCGCGCTATATTCGCCCAAAGAATGACCCGCGACATAATCGCCCCTGTCGGCCAGGGTCAAGCCGCCCTCCTTCTGCATCACGCGCAGCGTGGCGATGGCGTTGGCCATGATCGCGGGCTGGGCGTTCTCGGTCAGGGTCAGGGCGCTGTCCGGCCCCTCCACCATGATGCGGAACAGATTTTGCAACAGGGCGGCGTCGACCTCCTGGAACAGCTCCCGCGCCGCCGGGCTGGCGTCGGCCAGCGCCTTGCCCATGCCGACGGACTGGCTGCCCTGCCCCGGAAAAAGAAATGCCCGCATCGATAATCCCCTGGCCAGAAACGCATAAAAGCGTTCAAATTCAAACACGATACACTTTGAGACATAAATGTCATTGAGCCGTACATGCCCCTGCGGCAGTCAGGAGCCGGCGTCTCAACCCCCTCTTACGATCGGGGCAGCGTGGCCGCCCCTTTAACGACGACGGAGTGCAAGGAAAAGGTGCGATATCGCATAAGCTGGATCAGCGGCACGGCGCTCCTGCTGCCTGCGCTTTTGGCCGCCTGCGCGGCGGGGCCTGACTATCGGGCGCCGCAGGGCGCTGCGTTGGGCCTGCCCGCTGCCTATAGCCAGGGAGACGGAGCGCCCGTCGCCGACGCCGACCTGTCCAACTGGTGGACGCGGCTGAACGATCCGGCGCTGAGCGGGCTGATCGACCGCGCGATCGCAAACAATCTGGATATCGTGCAGGCGCAGGCGCGGTTGCGGCAGGCGCGGGAATCGCTGCGCCAGGCCAATGCCAGCTTCGTGCCGCAATTGAGTGGCGCGGCGTCGGGGGGCCGCAACTACAGCAACCAGGACGCAGGCGGGCGGCTGGACAGCAGCGGCAATCCGATCGGCGGCGGAACCGGCAATTGGTCGAGCAGCTACTCCGGGCGCATCAACGCAAGCTGGCAGATCGACCTGTTCGGCGAATTGTCCCGCACCGCGGAAGCCGCCCGGGCGGACCTGGCCGCGTCTGGATATGACCTCGCCAATGTCCGCATGACGATCGTCTCCGAACTGGCGACCAATTATATTCAGGCGCGGCTGGCGCAGGAACAGTTGCGGATCGCGCGCGAAAGCCAGGCGGTCCAGCGGGATAATTATAATATCGCCAACTGGCGGTT is a window encoding:
- a CDS encoding GIY-YIG nuclease family protein; the protein is MARGGYTYILTNKPRGVLYVGVTADIAARAEQDRNGTGSAFCKKYGLTRLVLVEPHDDIMLAIARKKALKVWMGEWKIRLVEERNPGWRDISDVIS
- the fabF gene encoding beta-ketoacyl-ACP synthase II, whose protein sequence is MRRVVVTGLGMVSPLGGDVETSWKNIIASKSGAATITRFDPTDYKCRIACEVKPATHEYGYDPGLDVDHKIQRQVDLFIVFGISAASQALRDAGLDNMSEEERLRAGCSIGSGIGGLPGIESESLVLANKGPSRVSPHFVHGRLINLISGQVSIKYGLMGPNHAVVTACSTGAHSIGDAARMIAMDDADVMLAGGAESAICPIGIAGFAQARALSTNFNDTPEKASRPYDVNRDGFVMGEGAGVVVLEEYEHAKRRGAKIYAEVLGYGLSGDAYHVTAPHPEGSGAFRSMQMALKKSGLALEDIDYVNAHGTSTPLGDELELGAVRRLFGDQIGAMSMSSTKSAIGHLLGGAGAVESIFCILAMRDGIVPPTLNLDEPSESCRGVDLVPHVAKERKVRAVLNNSFGFGGTNASLIMKAI
- the mltG gene encoding endolytic transglycosylase MltG, giving the protein MAKRSGNPTRRLAGIVLLIGLAVAAFIGFRFVYGWSEQGPAKQDVSITVPDGATLSDAAVLLKRAGAVRSADAFLTRAKVFGAGKSIKAGEFIIPAGASNSDILSILQGGKTLTRLITIPEGMPSILVHERLMANDQLTGGIPVPEEGSVLPDSYAFDKGEPRAAVLKRMQAAMDKALAKLWAERAPETVAKSPREAIILASIVEKETGVPSERPMVAGVYSNRLRTNMMLQADPTIIYPITRGKPLGRRIRKSEIAAVNDYNTYAMVGLPKGPIANPGRLSILAVLHPAQTRALYFVADGKGGHIFADTYQQHNENVRKWFEIRRARGEL
- a CDS encoding NAD(P)/FAD-dependent oxidoreductase, which gives rise to MSYYDVLIVGAGHAGAQAGIALRQAGFEGSIAMIGDEKYPPYERPPLSKEYFAGDKSFDRILIRPATFWGERHIDMLLGRRVRSVDPQGKFVTAGDAEIGYGKLIWCTGGSPRMLTCNGADAHNVHAVRRRDDVDAMMAKIDSINHVTIIGGGYIGLEAAAVLSKFGKTVVLLEALDRVLARVAGEELSRFYEAEHRAHGVDLRTGARMDCIEVTDGQATAVLMQDGERIETDMVIVGIGIIPETGPLIAAGAAGGNGVDVDEFCRTSLDDIYAVGDCAAHANRFAGGAQMRLESVQNANDQAKVAVAHIMGKEDAYDAVPWFWSNQYDLKLQTVGLSTGFDQAILRGDPATRSFSVVYLKGGKVIALDCVNMIKDYVQGRAHVIGGAALDVAQLADASVPLKEVGLA
- a CDS encoding IS1380-like element ISSp1 family transposase, with the protein product MNDDIASSFGFPAVGRKKITAAFDGGRLTSDGGVLLLAQAERAMGICQRLAACIADPRDPARVIHRLDDILRARVFAIACGYEDADDLDALRDDPGFRLALGKLPESGAGLASQPTMSRWENAPTTRELASMMAAMIDIYCASYPAPPTAVTLDIDDTCDVVHGYQQLSFWNGHHGERCFLPIHIYDTATGRPVAMLLRTGKTPSGKEAAGHIRRLVRHLRRNWPDTHITIRGDGHYGRPEVMAYCDAARVDYVFGLPTNSALRADPAIVAVADACAVKRAQRQCPVLRNYAETRYGAKTWKCQRRVVARIEASTLGMDIRYVVTSLATGSAEHIYDTLYCARGQAENLIKRHKSQLASDRTSCRSANANQMRLILHTAAYWLLWRIQQAMPRTAALASAEFTTLRLRLLKVAARVVESASRIRIAFASACPDADLFRALVLRLKPAPT
- a CDS encoding 2'-5' RNA ligase family protein; the encoded protein is MTTAEQSAPIIVTALMGAADFAWADGLRRAHFPPERNMLSAHITLFHHLPPSLLPELSDRLKGLCRGPAPAATLAAVMSLGQGVAYRIDSPGLMAMRDALADAFTGLLTPQDQARPRLHVTVQNKVKPDVAKVLTAQLAADFRPRSFAIAGLAAWHYRGGPWDLAMKAMFRG
- a CDS encoding site-specific integrase, giving the protein MALTVLKVKNAKPGRHVDGRGLCLVVKPSGARTWVLRMQLKGHRRDYGLGSAHDVSLTDARTAAAELRRRVRDGFDPVAERRKARKIIPTFEAATRSCHETLGDGWKDGHHARWLSGFERHLFPRIGKKPVDKVDSACVVEALSPIWLEIPETARRLLQRIGVVLDFAHVKGWVPEEVSLRSVRKGLPRQNDKRGHMEAMPYSDVPALMQKLAAASPTTGRDALRFTIYNAVRSNETRLAVWTEFDLEKAVWTIPAKRMKAGETHIVPLSAPVVALLRKRWNERTSDTGLVFSNDGKKPISDMTMTKLLRDDGFASITVHGFRSTFTDWAAECTDFPKEVADKALAHKLPNLSYSRRSVSGPLWAFAAAGCIARTTGIAGVCFTAFGLMGFSG
- a CDS encoding sugar transporter, translated to MATLRSVTIIGVILLLWGLIGIAAFTFQYSMDLDALARTDPAGARAFALMPAWVWTVYAIAVATGMLGAIALLRRKATAAFLFLISLVCVIVQFGFTFLGTELMADKGWAVAIPFPAFVIAVALFEWLYARSLVGKGALR
- a CDS encoding acyl carrier protein → MSETADRVKKIVVEHLGVEAEKVTEDASFIDDLGADSLDIVELVMAFEEEFGVEIPDDAAEKIATVKDAIDYIDSKQ